The segment cctctagatctcacaagagatttacacaaaccgcaaatatgagcaacactaaaacgtggctagggtttgccttttatacttaggacaaataagaaaccctaaaaacgttttaaaacaactagggctgagttggacaaatctgcagaaaagcattctgcccaagcttcgatcgatcgagcctgtctttcgatcgatcgagccaggccaaaaggcacaatgcttcctgctttaactcgattccaactttacataaaatcacaactttgagctagacttaaacacttctaaacacattgtttttatcatggtttgccaacaatacaattagagttctaaatacataaaatcctaaactttagaacctaacaactcCGCCCAGCGAGACCttttcctatgaagaggagcaccACCATAGACGTAGGTACAAAAGCCTGCCTTGCAAAGGTTTGGGGaacgatgccatgaacaaggcGCTGAATCAAGTTTCTAAATCACCCTTCACACGGAACATAGAAGATGCGAGCCTTCCTAGGCGATTTCATCAACCCACattcaccatttataatggtCGGACAGACCCGGTAGAACACGTTAGCCATTTCAGTCAAAGGATGGCTGTTCACTCCAAagatgaggccttgatgtgtaaggtctttCCATCTAGCTTGGGCCTGGTGGTGATAAGGTGGTTCAACGATTTGAGGGTGAACTCTATCGACTCCTTCAAGAAACTCACCCGGGCTTTTGGTACTCGCTTTATTACTTGCAGCAAGGTTCCTCGGCCTTTGAGATCCTTATTATCTATGTCCATGCGAGAGGGTGAGACTCTGAAGGCTtattcggataggtattgggagatgtTCAATGAAATAGAATGAGAGTACGATGATGTGGCCATTAGCACTTTCAAGGCTGGTTTTCCAGCCAagcatgatttgaggaaatctCTAACTGGTAAACTTGTTACTAGTGTACGCCAATTGATGGATCGAATTGACAAGTAcagaagagtagaagaagaccaactGCAGGGGAAAAGAAAGGCTAAGGTGATCCCTCaagagatgagggatttcaggtcggaccggtACAATAATAACCGACCTCGAAAAGACTTTGTTGGGCAATCACAATCTGCCAACACTCAGGCGGTTAACGTTGTATTTCAAGAGCCAGTGCAACAAGTACTaaagaagattaagaatgagtcgttcttcaaatggccaaacaagatggcaggAGATCCTATGAGACGTAACCAGAACctttattgccactatcatcaggatcatggaCACACAACTGAGGATTGCAAAAATTTATGGGAC is part of the Quercus robur chromosome 9, dhQueRobu3.1, whole genome shotgun sequence genome and harbors:
- the LOC126700750 gene encoding uncharacterized protein LOC126700750, translating into MAVHSKDEALMCKVFPSSLGLVVIRWFNDLRVNSIDSFKKLTRAFGTRFITCSKVPRPLRSLLSMSMREGETLKAYSDSVRQLMDRIDKYRRVEEDQLQGKRKAKVIPQEMRDFRSDRYNNNRPRKDFVGQSQSANTQAVNVVFQEPVQQDHGHTTEDCKNLWDHLDQLVREGKLKQLLHHSSGQVSQTSSEIRGDVSSRLPLDTINVIFAAPGRTESCPSRVMLVSRSPAKESNSMPKRAKMGIPLMLGFSDEDKVGTMQPHDDDAAPRWASR